CCTGCCCGGTCACGCCCGACCTGCACCAGCCCTTCGGCCTGGTCCACGGCGGGGTCCACGCCACCCTGGCCGAGACCGCGGTCAGCGTCGGCGGGGCCCTCTGGTTCGGTGACCGCGGCACGGTGGTCGGCGTCTCCAACCACACCGACTTCCTGCGGGCGGTCCGCGAGGGCGAGCTGCGGGCCGACGCGACCCCGCTGACCAGGGGCCGCACCAGCCAGCTGTGGCAGGTCGAGATCTCCGACGGCCAGGGCCGCCTGGTCGCCCACGCCAAGGTCCGGCTGCAGAACCTCGCCGAGGCACCGGGCGCCTAGCCGCCGCCGACGGCCACGAACACGTCCACCGCCGAGCCCGCCGGGTAGTGGACCTCCAGGTCGGCGGTGAAGGCCCTGGCCAGGCCGGCGTGGTCGAAGAACTCGGCCACCCGGGCCCAGGTCGCGGCCAGCGCCTCCGGCATCGGCCCGCGGGCGGCGAACACCAGGTACTCGCCGGCCGGCACGGTGACCTCGGTCATGCCCGGCGGCACCTCGCCGGCGGCGGTCACCTCGGCGCCGACCAGGCAGCGGAAGCTCGCGCCGCCGTCCTCGTAGTCGCTGTAGACGGCGCAGGTGGTGCGGGTCCCGGCCCGGCCGGGGATGCGCCCGGCGAGCCCGTCGGCCTGAAGCCGCCGCCACAGGCCGGGGACGGCCGCGGTGGCCGGGTCGGCCTCCCGCAGGCCGGAGGTCCGCGCCTGGATGCCGACGACCCGCGTCTCGGCCCGACGAACCCGCTCCGGCCTCACCCTGCCCCTCTCGCCCGCTCCCGCTCCGCAGGACGGCCAGCATACCCGGAGGCTCATCCGCACCCGCGATCTGCCGAAACAACACCGAAGCGGCAGGCCGACGCCCGACCGGGGAGGTAGCTGTGGGACGGAGCATCCGGCTCAACGGCCGCACCATCCCGATCAAGGCCAGCCTCGGCGTGGCCACCCCGTCGAGGCGGCCGCCGCCACCTGAGCGGGTTGATAGGCTGCGCCCATGCAGTGGCTCAAGCACTACGACGAGGGCGTGCCGGCGTCCGTGGGGCCGTATCCGGAGCGGACGCTGCTCGACGACCTGGCCGACGGGGCGGCGCAGCGCCCGGACGCCCCGGCCCTGCTGTTCAAGGGCCGCACCGTCACCTGGGGCGAGCTGGACCGGCTCAGCGACGCGTTCGCGGCCGCCCTGGCCGGGCTCGGCGTGGCCAAGGGCGACCGGGTGGCGCTGCTGCTGCCCAACTGCCCGCAGTTCCTCATCGGCGAGGTGGGCGCCTGGAAGGCGGGGGCGATCCTGGTCCCGCTGAACCCGATCTACACCGAGCAGGAGCTGGAGGGTGCGCTGCGGCGGACCGGGGCGGAGACGATCCTGGTCCTGACCCCGTTCTACGGGCGCGTCAAGGCCGTCCAGCCGCGCACCGCCCTGACGCGGGTCATCGCGACCAACGTCAAGGAGTACCTGCCGCCGGTCCTGCGGGTGCTGTTCACCCTGGCCAAGGAACGCAAGGACGGCCACCGGGTGACGCCGGCCTCCGGCGACCTGTGGCTGGGCGACCTGCTGGCCCGCCACCAGGGCGCAGCCCGGCCGCCGGTGCCGGTGGCGCCGGACGACCCGGCCGTGATCCTGATGAGCGGCGGCACCACCGGCACGCCCAAGGGCGTGGTCGGCCTGCACCGCCACTACCCCACCACCGGCCGCCAGCTCGGGACCTGGCTCCAGGCCGGGACCACCCCGTGGGATGACGTGATCATGGCGGCGCTGCCCCTGTTCCACTCCTTCGCCAACATCGGCATCCAGAGCGTGGCCCTGCGCAACCACAACGCCATGGCGCTGGTCCCCAACCCGCGCGACCTCGACGACCTGCTGGGCACCATCACCAGGACCCGCCCGACCGCCTTCAGCGGCGTGCCCACCCTGTTCAACGCCCTGCTCCACCATCCGAAGGTCCGGGCCGGCAAGGTCGACTTCAGTTCCGTCAAGGTCTGCTTCTCGGGGGCGGCGCCGCTGCTGGCCGAGACCAAGCGCCGCTTCGAGGAGCTGACCGGCGGGCGCATCGTCGAGGGCTACTCGCTCACAGAGGCCATGCTGGCCTGCGCCGTCAACCCGGTGGAGGGCCCCAACAAGATCGGCTCGGTGGGCATGCCCCTGCCCGACGTCGAGATGCGCGTCGTCGACCCTGAGACCGGCGCCGCCCTGCCCACCGGCGAGGTGGGGGAGATCCTGATCCGGGC
This genomic window from Actinomycetota bacterium contains:
- a CDS encoding PaaI family thioesterase — protein: MSPPDRPDRDQLEAGLVKLLGVRVEEASGDRVVLSCPVTPDLHQPFGLVHGGVHATLAETAVSVGGALWFGDRGTVVGVSNHTDFLRAVREGELRADATPLTRGRTSQLWQVEISDGQGRLVAHAKVRLQNLAEAPGA
- a CDS encoding GyrI-like domain-containing protein: MRPERVRRAETRVVGIQARTSGLREADPATAAVPGLWRRLQADGLAGRIPGRAGTRTTCAVYSDYEDGGASFRCLVGAEVTAAGEVPPGMTEVTVPAGEYLVFAARGPMPEALAATWARVAEFFDHAGLARAFTADLEVHYPAGSAVDVFVAVGGG
- a CDS encoding AMP-binding protein — encoded protein: MQWLKHYDEGVPASVGPYPERTLLDDLADGAAQRPDAPALLFKGRTVTWGELDRLSDAFAAALAGLGVAKGDRVALLLPNCPQFLIGEVGAWKAGAILVPLNPIYTEQELEGALRRTGAETILVLTPFYGRVKAVQPRTALTRVIATNVKEYLPPVLRVLFTLAKERKDGHRVTPASGDLWLGDLLARHQGAARPPVPVAPDDPAVILMSGGTTGTPKGVVGLHRHYPTTGRQLGTWLQAGTTPWDDVIMAALPLFHSFANIGIQSVALRNHNAMALVPNPRDLDDLLGTITRTRPTAFSGVPTLFNALLHHPKVRAGKVDFSSVKVCFSGAAPLLAETKRRFEELTGGRIVEGYSLTEAMLACAVNPVEGPNKIGSVGMPLPDVEMRVVDPETGAALPTGEVGEILIRAPQLMAGYWDDPEETAATVRTHDGGRWLHTGDLGYLDADGYLFIVDRIKDLIKTHGYQVWPREIEEVLATHPAVAEVGVAGVPDEAKGEVAKAWVVLAAGERAEVEELRAFCRERLAPYKVPAAVEFRSELPKSMVGKVLRRALTEPGSAP